Within Caldisericota bacterium, the genomic segment TCATAGCTATTTTACATGGTCCTTGATGTATTGAATAGTATCTTTGACCGACGTAATTTTTTCAATGTCTTCATCCGGGATCTTCATTCCAAAATCATCTTCAAATGCCATAGCAATATCTACAAGAGTCAAAGAATCCGCACCTAAATCATCAACATACTTTGCATCATCAACAATCTTGCCATCCTCCACACCTAATTTGTCTTTAATAATTGCCTTCACCTTTTCTCTAATTTCTTTTTCTTCCATTTCAATAAAACCTCC encodes:
- the acpP gene encoding acyl carrier protein, which encodes MEEKEIREKVKAIIKDKLGVEDGKIVDDAKYVDDLGADSLTLVDIAMAFEDDFGMKIPDEDIEKITSVKDTIQYIKDHVK